A window of Pan paniscus chromosome X, NHGRI_mPanPan1-v2.0_pri, whole genome shotgun sequence genomic DNA:
ATAATCTAATCTGTTCTTTCGTCCCCGTGTATCAAACAGGCCAGGGCTCGACCCACAGAGCACCCTCAGCCATCGCGAGTTTCCGGGCGCCAAAGCCAGGAGAAGCCGCCCATCCCGCAGGGCCGGTCTGCCAGCGAGAGGAGAGTTGGCGAGGGCGGAGGAGTGCCGGGAATCCCGCCACACCGGCTATAGCCAGGCCCCCAGCGCGGGCCTTGGAGAGCGCGTGAAGGCGGGCATCCCCTTGACCCGGCCGACCATCCCCGTGCCCCTGCGTCCCTGCGCTCCAACGTCCGCGCGGCCACCATGATGCAAATCTGCGACACCTACAACCAGAAGCACTCGCTCTTTAACGCCATGAATCGCTTCATTGGCGCCGTGAACAACATGGACCAGACGGTGATGGTGCCCAGCTTGCTGCGCGACGTGCCCCTGGCTGACCCCGGGTTAGACAACGATGTTGGCGTGGAGGTAGGCGGCAGTGGCGGCTGCCTGGAGGAGCGCACGCCCCCAGTCCCCGACTCGGGAAGCGCCAATGGCAGCTTTTTCGCGCCCTCTCGGGACATGTACAGCCACTACGTGCTTCTCAAGTCCATCCGCAACGACATCGAGTGGGGGGTCCTGCACCAGCCGCCTCCACCGGCTGGGAGCGAGGAGGGCAGTGCCTGGAAGTCCAAGGACATCCTGGTGGACCTGGGCCACTTGGAGGGTGCGGACGCCGGCGAAGAAGACCTGGAGCAGCAGTTCCACTACCACCTGCGCGGGCTGCACACTGTGCTCTCGAAACTCACGCGCAAAGCCAACATCCTCACTAACAGATACAAGCAGGAGATCGGCTTCGGCAATTGGGGCCACTGAGGCGTGGCGCCCGTGGCTGCCCAGCACCTTCTTCGACCCATCTCACCCTCTCTCATTcctcaaagctttttttttttttcctggctgggGGGCGGGAAGGACAGACTGCAAACTGGGGGGCTGCGTACGTGCAGGAGGCGCGGTGGGGCTGCGTGGAGGAGGGGGCCACgtgtgagagagaagaaaatggtgGCCGGAGATGGGAGGGCCCAAGGAACCTCCTGGGAGGGGGCCTGCATTCTATGTTGGTGGGAATGGGACTGGGCTGACGCCCTGCATTCAGCCTGTGCCTTTCCTGgggtttcttttctgttcttttcggAGGAGAGGGCCCGAGAAGGGGCCATACCAGGGCGCGGCGCTGGGTTGCCACACTTGGGAAAGCAGCCCGGAGCTGGGTGCTGGGGAAGGCGGGGCGCGTAGCCTCCCGCCGCCCTGCGGTTGGGCCGGTGGAGGCCCAGGCGTTGCTAGGATTGCATCAGTTTTCCTGTTTGCACTATTTCTTTTTGTAACATTGGCCCTGTGTGAAGTATTTCGAATCTCCTTCTTGCTCTGAAACTTCAGCGATTCCATTGTGATAAGCGCACAAACAGCACTGTCTGTCGGTAATCGGTACTACTTTATTAATGATTTTCTGTTACACTGTATAGTAGTCCTGtggcacccccaccccatccctttCGTGCCACtcccgtccccacccccaccccagtgtGTATAAGCTGGCATTTCGCCAGCTTGTACGAAGCTTGCCACTCAGtgaaaataataacattattatGAGAAAGTGGACTTAACCGAAATGGAACCAACTGACATTCTATCGTGTTGTACATAGAATGATGAAGGGTTCCACTGTTGTTGTAtgtcttaaatttatttaaaactttttttaatccaGATGTAGActatattctaaaaaataaaaaagcaaatgtgtCAACTAAATTGGACAAGCGTCTGGTCCTCATTAATCTGCCAATGAATGGTTTCGTcgttaaataaaaatcaatttaattgATTTACTAGCAAAAGTAAATTTTGTGTTCTCTCTGGTATTTCATGGTGGTGGATATTCATCTGTGCAAGTATTTAGCTTTGTTTGGGAACTAGGTACTGACAAAATTTACTTCCAAACTTTATTTCTAATTCAGTACCAAGATAAGACCATACATCTCAACAAAAtgttcagaaatatttaaaatatttgggaaGGTACATATATTGTATCTTTCAACCAATTTGGCTAACTTATTGGAGTGCGTaattaacattttgaaatttttaagaagCTCAAGCACAAGCTAAAGTGTTTTGAGGCATAAAAACAAGGCTGAAATTTCACTTGGTTACTGAGAAGTGAAAATTAAAAGGGAAGACCAGCTAATCGTAGTGCACACAACTTACAGGTTTTTATGTTTATCTGAGTAGACATTTAAATGCATTACAACATGATCGATGACTTCTTTCACTAGTTCCAAAAAGGGCTAAGCTTTGTTGAGCGGCGTCCagtaatgcttccagtttttcagtGAGCCAGTCTGCAATTGTGGACAGCAGTTCTGATCAAGGCTGCTGTGGAGCCCTTGGGAATGCTTAGATGCCATTATGATGCTCTGCTGGGATGGTGGGAAAGGTAAAAGAATGTGCTCTgcatattctttatttcattatttgttttgggGTATAAATGTCAGATCAACTTGTTGAAGTCATGAGGCATTCTCTAAGCTCGTAGGGCttgaatttaaaatacatataagttAGCGGtcttaaaaaacaagcaaaatgttTTGTGGTGCTGGCGGGCAGGGGCAGTTCAAGTCTATCAGCTTTTAGCAGCAgtgaaaaaaaatgtggaagtgtCAAGATGGGTGCTTGCCAGTTGCCAGAGAAAGTTAATCTTTAATTTGTATAAAGATAAGCTAGGCAGCACCAAAAGTAAGGCATACAGCCTCTTGTCTCGTGTCCcctttaaaatatcaaagtgcaagcaaaaaataaaggaaactgaaaaaaagaaaaaagctgcatGGTAGAAACACAAAGACTTTCAAAGACTTTGGAGCCAGAAACTGTGCAAATCCTCTTGCTACTAATTGTGTGCATTTAACTTCATGCCTGTTGCCACATTAGTAATCAGGcataaaaataactacactgcttcATGGAGTTgcagtgagaattaaatgagattatatataaagtgtttgaggcttaaaattttctttaggcACTGCTGAAATGCTTTacaagtttctctcttttttgatgTTTACAGTGATTACATTTATCTAAGCAACTTTCATACATGTTCAGTTTTAACATATTGACTACTCTGACAAATATGCTTAAAAAAAGCAATAACATTATAGAGTTAATGCAGAGTCCTAAGGATAGTCTAGTAGCCACTaagttttttctgaagtcttCACTTTAGATGCTGTTATTTCTAGCACAAGCAAGCAGAGTCTTTCATATGCTTACACACTGGAGTCTTTGGTTGCTACCATTATCAGCTGGCTTGCAAACCTGAAGCCAACCATTTTAGGAATGCTTTAAGTGAACAACATGCAAACCCCAGGGATGGAAAAAACCCTAAGAATGCCCAATTATGAGCATTTACAACCATCACAACTGTGGCTGAAGACTATGCCCTTCTGAAATGAGATCTTAAAGCAGTATAGTTTGAAACAAAAGGTTTTAGCAAAAAAATGACATATGCACAATTTCTCCACCACTTTGTGTGAGTCAACCATTTAGTTAACTTTTCCACTTgaaaaaatgcaatagaaaacCGGACACCATGTTTCACTATCTCAGTTAATATTCACAATTACAGTGGCTACAACTCGGAAACGGCATCACCAATGCTGCCCAGAGTCACTTTATATTGAAATTAAGTTCTTTACACCAATTAAATGGTTGTTTACAACCACTGGCTAGTGTACAcaggaaataaaatttctagatTGGGGGGGGAAACAAATGCTGCTCCAATCATCTCCTCTGCTGCTTCTGTTCCTCAATTCATGCTTAAAAACCTTTCATGCTACTCTTGGTTTTGTCCGTTTGCTTGCCTGTGGGGGTTTGGGCCTGCTGACCTGCACATTTCTCTCTTAAACTAAAAGTTGTTTCATGTCTCCATTTCTGCCCCCACCCTACATTCTTCGTGAATATATGAGGCTTAGGACAATATGTCCATTTTAAGGAAAAGCATAATTTTAATTGCATACGTGAAGCAACAagtaaattatttcctttttcaaagccATGAAGGAGAACTTGACttaaaaccaaaattaaataaataaataaaaataaaaaaatcacagtttGGGCAAGTGATAGCAAGAACTTTGGGGACATTCACTGAAAGTTGTTTTTGGAATATTattgcagtatatataatacagaaAAGTACATGTAGATAGCAAAACTAAACTCTAAAGAGTTATcaattattaactttatttttgaaaatatttcttcatgtaaGAGACTTTTTATATGTAAACAGTGATTCTGACCTAGGAGTAATGATGCTCGCTGTTAAAGAGCATTGGGATATTTATGAACCAATAAGGTTTCCGGGCCCAGTAAGTACCATTCCACTAGTGGTAACTACTATTTTATTCCAGATCAGTTTGTGAAACAAAATTAGGACAAATTCCCAAAAGATTTACCAGTTAAAATTTTGCAAGCTATTGAAAATTTTGCTTAACCTCTGAGGTAAACAATAAGTGACTTCATATTTTCAGACTTTGAGATTCCTCAGGAAAGACCTTCAGATTTTATGAGTTGAATAAAGTTGAATTTTAAGAATCGAATACAATGTGTGGCATACCCCTCAGAGAGCTCTCAGAGATACTGTTGCTCTCTGACAGTGCCCATCTCCATGGCAGTTTATGACTAAAGGGAAGGCACAGATAGATGAACTGGGCAAAAAGGAACAGCGTAGATTGCAATTGATTACCCTCCAGATATTTACATTTGATAAGAATGTAAGAATTTTTTACATCAAAATCTTGTACCAAAGCTTCTGAGAAGGCCTGGTTTTGCCCCTAAACACAGCTTTCTGCTTTGTTCACATGGGGATtttcatgttttacatttataCAATGTTTCTTAGTGGTCTGGCCTAATTTACTCTTTCTGTGAACCTGAAAACAGTTTGTTAGAGAGCATGCCATAATTACTCTTTTGACCAACTTGAAAACTAGCCTGCTgttgacaatttttttaatttttaaatgaaggttaTTGGCATTTGCATATGCCTCATCATTTCCCCTTATTTTTAGTTACTGagcaaaaatcatttgaaaaatagtgcctctcctctctccctttctctctttctctctctttgtctctctccctcccccggtcccttcctccctctgttctGCATTGCCAATGGTTCTCAGATGTTTGCAAATTGGACACAGTTCTGGTGGATTCAGAGCTCAAATCTCAAACAATGTACCTTTTTCCCCAAAGCTATTTATCTTTTGATGGTACATCTAGTACATTTTTACCAATCATTGCatctttctttgatttattttgaagAGTTTTGGATACAATAATGACAGaaggaatgttttcttttaaagttttggaGATAATGTTTTGCTCCCAACTAATAAAAAAACTTGATTGCAAGTTTTTGAAAACTCTAAAGATGTAGCATATTGgatttgtttcttaaaattaattactAGTCTTTTTAAAGTTGAAAAGTTTATGTAGCTTCTAATCAAGGCTAAATTGCttaattactaaaataatttaaacttaaaattatttattttttcttttaaggccaagcatagtcttttttttttttttttaataactcaaGGAAATGTAAAGATTGTTCTTGAGTCACTTCGAACACTTTCACTAGGCCTCTAGCTAGTTTACTTGGAGCTGTGTAGTACTTTCTGATAGGTGGTGGACATGATGGTAATGTATTACCAACAACTGTTTTTGTCTCTGAAAACTAGTATTATCTTTTGACTCATGCAAATCTCATGCCCAGGACTCTCCACTATACAAGACCCCAACTCTGACTGTCGTAAGGCCTTGCCACTCTCCATGGGGCAGAGAATCCTCAGAGCCAAAGGAATGTCCAGAACTGTGTCCCTACTTCTAGACCACACTCTGGGCACTTGGATACCCAGAGTTCCCTGTCCAAATGGCTCTGATCCCATTCCAGGGATTTCATAGGCATCTGTCCTGGGTGTATTCTCCAGTGGTAGATGAGCTGCTGACGTGTGCACCCCTAGGCCTGGGGCTTGGTGGGGAGCTGTGGATGGAGCTTGGACATGCAGACTGGGCTGTCCATATTTGTGCATACAAGGCCTTTTGTGGTGCAGAATGGATCTTTTGGTAGGAAGATAAGGAGATGGAGCAGAGGCTGGAGACTCCTGTTTTGTTCTCTTGCCCTATCTCCCTGAGTTTCAGGACAAACAAAGGGGTTGAAGACTGCAGAAAGGAAACAAGAGCAGCTCAAGCTTTAAGGTCTTTTTTGGTTTCAACAAATGAGGATTCCATGCTTTTTCTCCCTATTTCCCACATACCTCAGGAGTCACCTTGCTCCACTGAAGAAtcatatttaattaataaaatgttgATTGAGGAAAATAAAACCCACATCTGTATACAGAACTCTTCCAGCTGCTATTCAGTGCTTGAATAGTGGTGATTGCAGCAAAGGTAGTTATTCTGGACTCAGATACATCTTCCCTACAACCATGAGGATTTCACCTCCCCAAATagtctttcatcttttttctttttttcttgattgagttagctgttttctttttgtgttaaaAGTCTTGGTCAAGTTAAAGCAGAAAATGGAGAGTTGTGCATCTGTCGAAAGAAATCCCCTAAAACCACGACTATCTTATCAATCCTTCCTGTTTTGGCATTCTGTACtttaaagagaaacattttttttttgtaacttccagtgctttttgttatattttattacttcTTTGTCTATTCTTCCAGAATGCTTTGCCTAGCAGTTTTCAAAACATATCTGCCAAGGTGCCCAATTTGAATAATCCCAGACCGGTAAGAATTTGGATTGTAGAATATCCTAATCACCCAGTTAAGAACAGGATTGCACATGAGAACTTTCTGACCTTGGACTGTCTAGAGAACACTTTCTCCACCATGGTTACATGCACGGTAGATAATAAGACTAGGAAATCACTAGCAAAACATAGAAACCAGTTCTTTATTTTACCTAGCACAATAaacaatgttggaggtggggcattTTCTAAAATCTATTTTACTTTTCAATATCAATATTACTGGTGTTGATATGTGCACCTTTATCAATGAGCATTCAGTTGAAACTGGACATGATTCATTTGATGTTGTCAAAAATAGAAACTaactttgtggggtttttttttttttttttttcctccttttgaaTACCACACTGCTGAGGTAAAGAATGTCATAGCTTGTGGGCGAGCTCAATAGGGCCAATTAAAACCTGGCTACTCTTCCACCATTTTGAAATACCTGACAGAACTTGCTGGGGCCTTGTTTCTCCCTTCTTAGATACCTAATTGAGGAGATTTCCTGTTTGGTAGTCGAGGAAAGATGAAAACGAAAGTACCACATTGCTGGTTCTGACCAAGGTATTTAAAATTGTCCAGTTGTTCACAACGCAATATTAATTTTAAccctgctttaaaaaatgaaatgtagaCATTGTGAAAGAATACATACATGTTCTATAGTAGCCAAAGTATGTGTAGAATGCAAGGAGTGTGGTTAGTGTAGTTTAGCCATTCAAAAGAAGGTGTAGTATTTTATAACATCTAATTGACATTGCAGCTTATAACTCACAGATGCTTTGAGgatataattttgtttctgttgtgaTAAGTGCTTGTTG
This region includes:
- the MID1IP1 gene encoding mid1-interacting protein 1, which codes for MMQICDTYNQKHSLFNAMNRFIGAVNNMDQTVMVPSLLRDVPLADPGLDNDVGVEVGGSGGCLEERTPPVPDSGSANGSFFAPSRDMYSHYVLLKSIRNDIEWGVLHQPPPPAGSEEGSAWKSKDILVDLGHLEGADAGEEDLEQQFHYHLRGLHTVLSKLTRKANILTNRYKQEIGFGNWGH